The following coding sequences lie in one Miscanthus floridulus cultivar M001 chromosome 9, ASM1932011v1, whole genome shotgun sequence genomic window:
- the LOC136483769 gene encoding adenosylhomocysteinase: protein MALSVEKTSSGREYKVKDLSQADFGRLEIELAEVEMPGLMACRAEFGPSKPFAGARISGSLHMTIQTAVLIETLTALGAEVRWCSCNIFSTQDHAAAAIARDSAAVFAWKGETLEEYWWCTERCLDWGEGGGPDLIVDDGGDATLLIHEGVKAEEEYEKTGKIPDPESTDNAEFKIVLTIIRDGLKADPKKYRKMKERLVGVSEETTTGVKRLYQMQETGALLFPAINVNDSVTKSKFDNLYGCRHSLPDGLMRATDVMIAGKVAVVCGYGDVGKGCAAALKQAGARVIVTEIDPICALQALMEGLQVLTLEDVVSEADIFVTTTGNKDIIMVDHMRKMKNNAIVCNIGHFDNEIDMLGLETYPGVKRITIKPQTDRWVFPETNTGIIVLAEGRLMNLGCATGHPSFVMSCSFTNQVIAQLELWKERSSGKYEKKVYVLPKHLDEKVAALHLGKLGAKLTKLTKSQADYISVPIEGPYKPAHYRY from the exons ATGGCGCTCTCTGTGGAGAAGACCTCGTCTGGGCGGGAGTACAAGGTCAAGGACCTCTCGCAGGCGGACTTCGGCCGCCTCGAGATCGAGCTGGCCGAGGTCGAGATGCCCGGTCTGATGGCGTGCCGCGCCGAGTTCGGCCCGTCCAAGCCCTTTGCCGGCGCTAGGATCTCGGGGTCGCTCCACATGACCATCCAGACCGCCGTCCTCATCGAGACCCTCACCGCGCTAGGCGCCGAGGTCCGCTGGTGCTCCTGCAACATCTTCTCCACGCAGGACCACGCCGCCGCTGCCATCGCGCGCGACTCGGCCGCCGTCTTCGCCTGGAAGGGGGAGACCCTCGAGGAGTACTGGTGGTGCACCGAGCGCTGCCTCGACTGGGGCGAGGGCGGCGGCCCCGACCTTATCGTTGACGACGGAGGTGACGCCACGCTGCTCATCCACGAGGGTGTCAAGGCTGAGGAGGAGTACGAGAAGACCGGCAAGATCCCCGACCCGGAGTCCACCGACAACGCTGAGTTCAAGATCGTGCTCACCATCATCCGCGACGGGCTCAAGGCTGACCCCAAGAAGTACCGCAAGATGAAGGAGAGGCTTGTCGGCGTCTCTGAGGAGACCACCACCGGAGTCAAGAGGCTCTACCAGATGCAGGAGACCGGCGCCCTCCTCTTCCCCGCCATTAACGTCAACGACTCCGTCACCAAGAGCAAG TTTGACAACCTTTATGGTTGCCGCCACTCTCTCCCTGATGGTCTGATGAGGGCCACAGATGTTATGATTGCTGGCAAGGTTGCCGTGGTCTGTGGATATGGTGATGTCGGCAAGGGCTGTGCTGCTGCACTCAAGCAGGCTGGTGCCCGTGTCATTGTGACTGAGATCGACCCCATCTGTGCCCTCCAGGCTCTGATGGAGGGTCTTCAGGTCCTTACCTTGGAGGATGTTGTCTCTGAGGCTGACATCTTCGTGACCACCACCGGCAACAAAGATATCATCATGGTTGACCACATGAGGAAGATGAAGAACAATGCCATTGTCTGCAACATTGGCCACTTTGACAATGAAATTGATATGCTCGGTCTTGAGACCTACCCTGGTGTCAAGCGCATCACCATCAAGCCCCAGACTGACCGCTGGGTGTTCCCTGAGACCAACACTGGCATCATTGTCCTTGCTGAGGGTCGCCTGATGAACCTTGGGTGTGCTACTGGCCATCCTAGCTTTGTCATGTCCTGCTCATTCACTAACCAG GTCATTGCCCAGCTTGAGCTGTGGAAGGAGAGGAGCTCTGGCAAGTACGAGAAGAAGGTGTATGTGCTCCCCAAGCACCTTGATGAGAAGGTTGCTGCTCTCCACTTGGGCAAGCTTGGTGCCAAGCTGACCAAGCTCACCAAGTCCCAGGCTGACTACATCAGCGTGCCCATCGAGGGTCCCTACAAGCCTGCCCACTACCGGTACTAG